A region of Ovis canadensis isolate MfBH-ARS-UI-01 breed Bighorn chromosome 19, ARS-UI_OviCan_v2, whole genome shotgun sequence DNA encodes the following proteins:
- the DBNL gene encoding drebrin-like protein isoform X9 codes for MAVNLSRNGPALLEAYERVVNEKSSTDWALFTYEGNSNDIRVAGTGEGGLEEMVEELNSGKVMYAFCRVKDPNSGLPKFVLINWTGEGVNDVRKGACANHVSTIASFLKGAHVTINARAEEDVEPECIMQKVARASGANYTFHKESSRFQDTGPQAPVGSVYQKTNAVSEIKRVGKDSFWAKAEKEEENRRLEEKRRAEEERQQLEQERRERELREAALREQRYQEQGGEAGLQSRKYEQHEVVSRNREEQPAHPREIFKQKERAMSTTSISSPQPGKLRSPFLQKQLTQPDTPISRESAHATSRPRADLREEPVPSIPPCSVQVEEEAVYEEPPEQETFYEEPPMVQQQDASSEPIDHYPGLSGKGLCARALYDYQAADETEISFDPENLITGIEVIDEGWWRGYGPDGHFGMFPANYVELIENGVY; via the exons ATGGCTGTGAACCTGAGCCGCAATGGGCCGGCGCTGCTGGAGGCCTACGAGAGAGTGGTCAACGAGAAGTCCTCGACCGACTG GGCCCTCTTTACTTACGAAGGAAACAGCAATGACATCCGTGTGGCTGGCACTGGGG AGGGGGGCCtggaggagatggtggaggagctCAACAGTGGGAAGGTGATGTACGCCTTCTGCAGGGTCAAGGACCCCAACTCCGGCCTGCCCAAGTTTGTCCTCATCAACTGG ACCGGTGAGGGCGTGAATGACGTGCGGAAGGGAGCATGCGCCAACCACGTCAGCACAATCGCCAGCTTCTTGAAG GGGGCCCATGTGACCATCAATGCCAGGGCCGAGGAGGATGTGGAGCccgagtgcatcatgcaaaaggTGGCCAGGGCCTCAGGTGCTAACTACACATTCCACAAGGAGAGTAGCCGCTTCCAGGACACGGGCCCCCAGGCCCCAGTG GGCTCAGTGTACCAGAAGACCAATGCTGTGTCGGAGATCAAAAGGGTTGGCAAAGACAGCTTCTGGGCCAAAGCAGAG aaggaggaggagaaccgCAGGCTAGAAGAGAAGAGGCGCGCGGAGGAGGAGCGGCAGCAGCTGGAGCAGGAGCGCCGGGAGCGGGAGCTGCGTGAGGCTGCCCTCCGGGAGCAGCGCTATCAGGAGCAGGGAGGCGAGGCTGGCCTCCAGAG caGGAAGTATGAACAGCATGAGGTGGTTTCAAGGAACAGAGAGGAGCAG CCAGCACACCCGCGGGAGATTTTCAAGCAGAAGGAGAGGGCCATGTCTACCACATCCATCTCCAGCCCCCAGCCAG GCAAGCTGAGGAGCCCCTTCCTGCAGAAGCAACTCACTCAACCAGATACCCCCATCAGCAGAGAATCAGCTCATGCCACCTCAAGGCCCAGGGCAG ATCTCCGCGAGGAGCCGGTGCCCAGCATCCCTCCATGTTCGGTGCAGGTGGAAGAAGAGGCTGTGTATGAGGAGCCCCCAGAGCAGGAGACTTTCTATGAGGAGCCTCCAATG GTGCAGCAGCAAGATGCCAGCTCTGAGCCCATTGACCACTACCCTGGGCTGAGTGGGAAAGGGCTCTGTGCCCGGGCCCTGTATGACTACCAGGCAG CCGACGAGACCGAGATCTCCTTTGACCCTGAGAACCTCATCACCGGCATTGAGGTGATTGACGAAGGCTGGTGGCGTGGCTATGGGCCAGATGGCCACTTTGGCATGTTTCCTGCCAACTATGTGGAGCTCATTGA GAATGGTGTCTACTGA
- the DBNL gene encoding drebrin-like protein isoform X5, with the protein MAVNLSRNGPALLEAYERVVNEKSSTDWALFTYEGNSNDIRVAGTGEGGLEEMVEELNSGKVMYAFCRVKDPNSGLPKFVLINWTGEGVNDVRKGACANHVSTIASFLKGAHVTINARAEEDVEPECIMQKVARASGANYTFHKESSRFQDTGPQAPVGSVYQKTNAVSEIKRVGKDSFWAKAEKEEENRRLEEKRRAEEERQQLEQERRERELREAALREQRYQEQGGEAGLQSRKYEQHEVVSRNREEQELVCPQPAHPREIFKQKERAMSTTSISSPQPGKLRSPFLQKQLTQPDTPISRESAHATSRPRADLREEPVPSIPPCSVQVEEEAVYEEPPEQETFYEEPPMVQQQDASSEPIDHYPGLSGKGLCARALYDYQAADETEISFDPENLITGIEVIDEGWWRGYGPDGHFGMFPANYVELIENGVY; encoded by the exons ATGGCTGTGAACCTGAGCCGCAATGGGCCGGCGCTGCTGGAGGCCTACGAGAGAGTGGTCAACGAGAAGTCCTCGACCGACTG GGCCCTCTTTACTTACGAAGGAAACAGCAATGACATCCGTGTGGCTGGCACTGGGG AGGGGGGCCtggaggagatggtggaggagctCAACAGTGGGAAGGTGATGTACGCCTTCTGCAGGGTCAAGGACCCCAACTCCGGCCTGCCCAAGTTTGTCCTCATCAACTGG ACCGGTGAGGGCGTGAATGACGTGCGGAAGGGAGCATGCGCCAACCACGTCAGCACAATCGCCAGCTTCTTGAAG GGGGCCCATGTGACCATCAATGCCAGGGCCGAGGAGGATGTGGAGCccgagtgcatcatgcaaaaggTGGCCAGGGCCTCAGGTGCTAACTACACATTCCACAAGGAGAGTAGCCGCTTCCAGGACACGGGCCCCCAGGCCCCAGTG GGCTCAGTGTACCAGAAGACCAATGCTGTGTCGGAGATCAAAAGGGTTGGCAAAGACAGCTTCTGGGCCAAAGCAGAG aaggaggaggagaaccgCAGGCTAGAAGAGAAGAGGCGCGCGGAGGAGGAGCGGCAGCAGCTGGAGCAGGAGCGCCGGGAGCGGGAGCTGCGTGAGGCTGCCCTCCGGGAGCAGCGCTATCAGGAGCAGGGAGGCGAGGCTGGCCTCCAGAG caGGAAGTATGAACAGCATGAGGTGGTTTCAAGGAACAGAGAGGAGCAG GAGCTTGTTTGTCCACAGCCAGCACACCCGCGGGAGATTTTCAAGCAGAAGGAGAGGGCCATGTCTACCACATCCATCTCCAGCCCCCAGCCAG GCAAGCTGAGGAGCCCCTTCCTGCAGAAGCAACTCACTCAACCAGATACCCCCATCAGCAGAGAATCAGCTCATGCCACCTCAAGGCCCAGGGCAG ATCTCCGCGAGGAGCCGGTGCCCAGCATCCCTCCATGTTCGGTGCAGGTGGAAGAAGAGGCTGTGTATGAGGAGCCCCCAGAGCAGGAGACTTTCTATGAGGAGCCTCCAATG GTGCAGCAGCAAGATGCCAGCTCTGAGCCCATTGACCACTACCCTGGGCTGAGTGGGAAAGGGCTCTGTGCCCGGGCCCTGTATGACTACCAGGCAG CCGACGAGACCGAGATCTCCTTTGACCCTGAGAACCTCATCACCGGCATTGAGGTGATTGACGAAGGCTGGTGGCGTGGCTATGGGCCAGATGGCCACTTTGGCATGTTTCCTGCCAACTATGTGGAGCTCATTGA GAATGGTGTCTACTGA
- the DBNL gene encoding drebrin-like protein isoform X4 — translation MAVNLSRNGPALLEAYERVVNEKSSTDWALFTYEGNSNDIRVAGTGEGGLEEMVEELNSGKVMYAFCRVKDPNSGLPKFVLINWTGEGVNDVRKGACANHVSTIASFLKGAHVTINARAEEDVEPECIMQKVARASGANYTFHKESSRFQDTGPQAPVGSVYQKTNAVSEIKRVGKDSFWAKAEKEEENRRLEEKRRAEEERQQLEQERRERELREAALREQRYQEQGGEAGLQRKYEQHEVVSRNREEQPAHPREIFKQKERAMSTTSISSPQPGKLRSPFLQKQLTQPDTPISRESAHATSRPRADLREEPVPSIPPCSVQVEEEAVYEEPPEQETFYEEPPMVQQQDASSEPIDHYPGLSGKGLCARALYDYQAADETEISFDPENLITGIEVIDEGWWRGYGPDGHFGMFPANYVELIEPGCRKSQEGRQVVFPSARLNTKCEAPVWTQHQKGSWGVHEGACHAGRWCSLLMKAKLQT, via the exons ATGGCTGTGAACCTGAGCCGCAATGGGCCGGCGCTGCTGGAGGCCTACGAGAGAGTGGTCAACGAGAAGTCCTCGACCGACTG GGCCCTCTTTACTTACGAAGGAAACAGCAATGACATCCGTGTGGCTGGCACTGGGG AGGGGGGCCtggaggagatggtggaggagctCAACAGTGGGAAGGTGATGTACGCCTTCTGCAGGGTCAAGGACCCCAACTCCGGCCTGCCCAAGTTTGTCCTCATCAACTGG ACCGGTGAGGGCGTGAATGACGTGCGGAAGGGAGCATGCGCCAACCACGTCAGCACAATCGCCAGCTTCTTGAAG GGGGCCCATGTGACCATCAATGCCAGGGCCGAGGAGGATGTGGAGCccgagtgcatcatgcaaaaggTGGCCAGGGCCTCAGGTGCTAACTACACATTCCACAAGGAGAGTAGCCGCTTCCAGGACACGGGCCCCCAGGCCCCAGTG GGCTCAGTGTACCAGAAGACCAATGCTGTGTCGGAGATCAAAAGGGTTGGCAAAGACAGCTTCTGGGCCAAAGCAGAG aaggaggaggagaaccgCAGGCTAGAAGAGAAGAGGCGCGCGGAGGAGGAGCGGCAGCAGCTGGAGCAGGAGCGCCGGGAGCGGGAGCTGCGTGAGGCTGCCCTCCGGGAGCAGCGCTATCAGGAGCAGGGAGGCGAGGCTGGCCTCCAGAG GAAGTATGAACAGCATGAGGTGGTTTCAAGGAACAGAGAGGAGCAG CCAGCACACCCGCGGGAGATTTTCAAGCAGAAGGAGAGGGCCATGTCTACCACATCCATCTCCAGCCCCCAGCCAG GCAAGCTGAGGAGCCCCTTCCTGCAGAAGCAACTCACTCAACCAGATACCCCCATCAGCAGAGAATCAGCTCATGCCACCTCAAGGCCCAGGGCAG ATCTCCGCGAGGAGCCGGTGCCCAGCATCCCTCCATGTTCGGTGCAGGTGGAAGAAGAGGCTGTGTATGAGGAGCCCCCAGAGCAGGAGACTTTCTATGAGGAGCCTCCAATG GTGCAGCAGCAAGATGCCAGCTCTGAGCCCATTGACCACTACCCTGGGCTGAGTGGGAAAGGGCTCTGTGCCCGGGCCCTGTATGACTACCAGGCAG CCGACGAGACCGAGATCTCCTTTGACCCTGAGAACCTCATCACCGGCATTGAGGTGATTGACGAAGGCTGGTGGCGTGGCTATGGGCCAGATGGCCACTTTGGCATGTTTCCTGCCAACTATGTGGAGCTCATTGA ACCAGGCTGCAGGAAGTCCCAGGAGGGAAGGCAGGTGGTCTTTCCATCCGCTAGGCTCAACACCAAATGTGAGGCACCTGTGTGGACTCAGCATCAGAAAGGCAGTTGGGGTGTCCATGAAGGGGCCTGTCATGCTGGAAGGTGGTGTTCTCTTTTAATGAAAGCCAAGTTACAAACCTAA
- the DBNL gene encoding drebrin-like protein isoform X10, with amino-acid sequence MAVNLSRNGPALLEAYERVVNEKSSTDWALFTYEGNSNDIRVAGTGEGGLEEMVEELNSGKVMYAFCRVKDPNSGLPKFVLINWTGEGVNDVRKGACANHVSTIASFLKGAHVTINARAEEDVEPECIMQKVARASGANYTFHKESSRFQDTGPQAPVGSVYQKTNAVSEIKRVGKDSFWAKAEKEEENRRLEEKRRAEEERQQLEQERRERELREAALREQRYQEQGGEAGLQRKYEQHEVVSRNREEQPAHPREIFKQKERAMSTTSISSPQPGKLRSPFLQKQLTQPDTPISRESAHATSRPRADLREEPVPSIPPCSVQVEEEAVYEEPPEQETFYEEPPMVQQQDASSEPIDHYPGLSGKGLCARALYDYQAADETEISFDPENLITGIEVIDEGWWRGYGPDGHFGMFPANYVELIENGVY; translated from the exons ATGGCTGTGAACCTGAGCCGCAATGGGCCGGCGCTGCTGGAGGCCTACGAGAGAGTGGTCAACGAGAAGTCCTCGACCGACTG GGCCCTCTTTACTTACGAAGGAAACAGCAATGACATCCGTGTGGCTGGCACTGGGG AGGGGGGCCtggaggagatggtggaggagctCAACAGTGGGAAGGTGATGTACGCCTTCTGCAGGGTCAAGGACCCCAACTCCGGCCTGCCCAAGTTTGTCCTCATCAACTGG ACCGGTGAGGGCGTGAATGACGTGCGGAAGGGAGCATGCGCCAACCACGTCAGCACAATCGCCAGCTTCTTGAAG GGGGCCCATGTGACCATCAATGCCAGGGCCGAGGAGGATGTGGAGCccgagtgcatcatgcaaaaggTGGCCAGGGCCTCAGGTGCTAACTACACATTCCACAAGGAGAGTAGCCGCTTCCAGGACACGGGCCCCCAGGCCCCAGTG GGCTCAGTGTACCAGAAGACCAATGCTGTGTCGGAGATCAAAAGGGTTGGCAAAGACAGCTTCTGGGCCAAAGCAGAG aaggaggaggagaaccgCAGGCTAGAAGAGAAGAGGCGCGCGGAGGAGGAGCGGCAGCAGCTGGAGCAGGAGCGCCGGGAGCGGGAGCTGCGTGAGGCTGCCCTCCGGGAGCAGCGCTATCAGGAGCAGGGAGGCGAGGCTGGCCTCCAGAG GAAGTATGAACAGCATGAGGTGGTTTCAAGGAACAGAGAGGAGCAG CCAGCACACCCGCGGGAGATTTTCAAGCAGAAGGAGAGGGCCATGTCTACCACATCCATCTCCAGCCCCCAGCCAG GCAAGCTGAGGAGCCCCTTCCTGCAGAAGCAACTCACTCAACCAGATACCCCCATCAGCAGAGAATCAGCTCATGCCACCTCAAGGCCCAGGGCAG ATCTCCGCGAGGAGCCGGTGCCCAGCATCCCTCCATGTTCGGTGCAGGTGGAAGAAGAGGCTGTGTATGAGGAGCCCCCAGAGCAGGAGACTTTCTATGAGGAGCCTCCAATG GTGCAGCAGCAAGATGCCAGCTCTGAGCCCATTGACCACTACCCTGGGCTGAGTGGGAAAGGGCTCTGTGCCCGGGCCCTGTATGACTACCAGGCAG CCGACGAGACCGAGATCTCCTTTGACCCTGAGAACCTCATCACCGGCATTGAGGTGATTGACGAAGGCTGGTGGCGTGGCTATGGGCCAGATGGCCACTTTGGCATGTTTCCTGCCAACTATGTGGAGCTCATTGA GAATGGTGTCTACTGA
- the DBNL gene encoding drebrin-like protein isoform X7 produces the protein MAVNLSRNGPALLEAYERVVNEKSSTDWALFTYEGNSNDIRVAGTGEGGLEEMVEELNSGKVMYAFCRVKDPNSGLPKFVLINWTGEGVNDVRKGACANHVSTIASFLKGAHVTINARAEEDVEPECIMQKVARASGANYTFHKESSRFQDTGPQAPVGSVYQKTNAVSEIKRVGKDSFWAKAEKEEENRRLEEKRRAEEERQQLEQERRERELREAALREQRYQEQGGEAGLQSRKYEQHEVVSRNREEQELVCPQPAHPREIFKQKERAMSTTSISSPQPGKLRSPFLQKQLTQPDTPISRESAHATSRPRADLREEPVPSIPPCSVQVEEEAVYEEPPEQETFYEEPPMVQQQDASSEPIDHYPGLSGKGLCARALYDYQAADETEISFDPENLITGIEVIDEGWWRGYGPDGHFGMFPANYVELIE, from the exons ATGGCTGTGAACCTGAGCCGCAATGGGCCGGCGCTGCTGGAGGCCTACGAGAGAGTGGTCAACGAGAAGTCCTCGACCGACTG GGCCCTCTTTACTTACGAAGGAAACAGCAATGACATCCGTGTGGCTGGCACTGGGG AGGGGGGCCtggaggagatggtggaggagctCAACAGTGGGAAGGTGATGTACGCCTTCTGCAGGGTCAAGGACCCCAACTCCGGCCTGCCCAAGTTTGTCCTCATCAACTGG ACCGGTGAGGGCGTGAATGACGTGCGGAAGGGAGCATGCGCCAACCACGTCAGCACAATCGCCAGCTTCTTGAAG GGGGCCCATGTGACCATCAATGCCAGGGCCGAGGAGGATGTGGAGCccgagtgcatcatgcaaaaggTGGCCAGGGCCTCAGGTGCTAACTACACATTCCACAAGGAGAGTAGCCGCTTCCAGGACACGGGCCCCCAGGCCCCAGTG GGCTCAGTGTACCAGAAGACCAATGCTGTGTCGGAGATCAAAAGGGTTGGCAAAGACAGCTTCTGGGCCAAAGCAGAG aaggaggaggagaaccgCAGGCTAGAAGAGAAGAGGCGCGCGGAGGAGGAGCGGCAGCAGCTGGAGCAGGAGCGCCGGGAGCGGGAGCTGCGTGAGGCTGCCCTCCGGGAGCAGCGCTATCAGGAGCAGGGAGGCGAGGCTGGCCTCCAGAG caGGAAGTATGAACAGCATGAGGTGGTTTCAAGGAACAGAGAGGAGCAG GAGCTTGTTTGTCCACAGCCAGCACACCCGCGGGAGATTTTCAAGCAGAAGGAGAGGGCCATGTCTACCACATCCATCTCCAGCCCCCAGCCAG GCAAGCTGAGGAGCCCCTTCCTGCAGAAGCAACTCACTCAACCAGATACCCCCATCAGCAGAGAATCAGCTCATGCCACCTCAAGGCCCAGGGCAG ATCTCCGCGAGGAGCCGGTGCCCAGCATCCCTCCATGTTCGGTGCAGGTGGAAGAAGAGGCTGTGTATGAGGAGCCCCCAGAGCAGGAGACTTTCTATGAGGAGCCTCCAATG GTGCAGCAGCAAGATGCCAGCTCTGAGCCCATTGACCACTACCCTGGGCTGAGTGGGAAAGGGCTCTGTGCCCGGGCCCTGTATGACTACCAGGCAG CCGACGAGACCGAGATCTCCTTTGACCCTGAGAACCTCATCACCGGCATTGAGGTGATTGACGAAGGCTGGTGGCGTGGCTATGGGCCAGATGGCCACTTTGGCATGTTTCCTGCCAACTATGTGGAGCTCATTGAGTAA
- the DBNL gene encoding drebrin-like protein isoform X13: protein MAVNLSRNGPALLEAYERVVNEKSSTDWALFTYEGNSNDIRVAGTGEGGLEEMVEELNSGKVMYAFCRVKDPNSGLPKFVLINWTGEGVNDVRKGACANHVSTIASFLKGSVYQKTNAVSEIKRVGKDSFWAKAEKEEENRRLEEKRRAEEERQQLEQERRERELREAALREQRYQEQGGEAGLQRKYEQHEVVSRNREEQELVCPQPAHPREIFKQKERAMSTTSISSPQPGKLRSPFLQKQLTQPDTPISRESAHATSRPRADLREEPVPSIPPCSVQVEEEAVYEEPPEQETFYEEPPMVQQQDASSEPIDHYPGLSGKGLCARALYDYQAADETEISFDPENLITGIEVIDEGWWRGYGPDGHFGMFPANYVELIENGVY, encoded by the exons ATGGCTGTGAACCTGAGCCGCAATGGGCCGGCGCTGCTGGAGGCCTACGAGAGAGTGGTCAACGAGAAGTCCTCGACCGACTG GGCCCTCTTTACTTACGAAGGAAACAGCAATGACATCCGTGTGGCTGGCACTGGGG AGGGGGGCCtggaggagatggtggaggagctCAACAGTGGGAAGGTGATGTACGCCTTCTGCAGGGTCAAGGACCCCAACTCCGGCCTGCCCAAGTTTGTCCTCATCAACTGG ACCGGTGAGGGCGTGAATGACGTGCGGAAGGGAGCATGCGCCAACCACGTCAGCACAATCGCCAGCTTCTTGAAG GGCTCAGTGTACCAGAAGACCAATGCTGTGTCGGAGATCAAAAGGGTTGGCAAAGACAGCTTCTGGGCCAAAGCAGAG aaggaggaggagaaccgCAGGCTAGAAGAGAAGAGGCGCGCGGAGGAGGAGCGGCAGCAGCTGGAGCAGGAGCGCCGGGAGCGGGAGCTGCGTGAGGCTGCCCTCCGGGAGCAGCGCTATCAGGAGCAGGGAGGCGAGGCTGGCCTCCAGAG GAAGTATGAACAGCATGAGGTGGTTTCAAGGAACAGAGAGGAGCAG GAGCTTGTTTGTCCACAGCCAGCACACCCGCGGGAGATTTTCAAGCAGAAGGAGAGGGCCATGTCTACCACATCCATCTCCAGCCCCCAGCCAG GCAAGCTGAGGAGCCCCTTCCTGCAGAAGCAACTCACTCAACCAGATACCCCCATCAGCAGAGAATCAGCTCATGCCACCTCAAGGCCCAGGGCAG ATCTCCGCGAGGAGCCGGTGCCCAGCATCCCTCCATGTTCGGTGCAGGTGGAAGAAGAGGCTGTGTATGAGGAGCCCCCAGAGCAGGAGACTTTCTATGAGGAGCCTCCAATG GTGCAGCAGCAAGATGCCAGCTCTGAGCCCATTGACCACTACCCTGGGCTGAGTGGGAAAGGGCTCTGTGCCCGGGCCCTGTATGACTACCAGGCAG CCGACGAGACCGAGATCTCCTTTGACCCTGAGAACCTCATCACCGGCATTGAGGTGATTGACGAAGGCTGGTGGCGTGGCTATGGGCCAGATGGCCACTTTGGCATGTTTCCTGCCAACTATGTGGAGCTCATTGA GAATGGTGTCTACTGA
- the DBNL gene encoding drebrin-like protein isoform X3, whose translation MAVNLSRNGPALLEAYERVVNEKSSTDWALFTYEGNSNDIRVAGTGEGGLEEMVEELNSGKVMYAFCRVKDPNSGLPKFVLINWTGEGVNDVRKGACANHVSTIASFLKGAHVTINARAEEDVEPECIMQKVARASGANYTFHKESSRFQDTGPQAPVGSVYQKTNAVSEIKRVGKDSFWAKAEKEEENRRLEEKRRAEEERQQLEQERRERELREAALREQRYQEQGGEAGLQSRKYEQHEVVSRNREEQPAHPREIFKQKERAMSTTSISSPQPGKLRSPFLQKQLTQPDTPISRESAHATSRPRADLREEPVPSIPPCSVQVEEEAVYEEPPEQETFYEEPPMVQQQDASSEPIDHYPGLSGKGLCARALYDYQAADETEISFDPENLITGIEVIDEGWWRGYGPDGHFGMFPANYVELIEPGCRKSQEGRQVVFPSARLNTKCEAPVWTQHQKGSWGVHEGACHAGRWCSLLMKAKLQT comes from the exons ATGGCTGTGAACCTGAGCCGCAATGGGCCGGCGCTGCTGGAGGCCTACGAGAGAGTGGTCAACGAGAAGTCCTCGACCGACTG GGCCCTCTTTACTTACGAAGGAAACAGCAATGACATCCGTGTGGCTGGCACTGGGG AGGGGGGCCtggaggagatggtggaggagctCAACAGTGGGAAGGTGATGTACGCCTTCTGCAGGGTCAAGGACCCCAACTCCGGCCTGCCCAAGTTTGTCCTCATCAACTGG ACCGGTGAGGGCGTGAATGACGTGCGGAAGGGAGCATGCGCCAACCACGTCAGCACAATCGCCAGCTTCTTGAAG GGGGCCCATGTGACCATCAATGCCAGGGCCGAGGAGGATGTGGAGCccgagtgcatcatgcaaaaggTGGCCAGGGCCTCAGGTGCTAACTACACATTCCACAAGGAGAGTAGCCGCTTCCAGGACACGGGCCCCCAGGCCCCAGTG GGCTCAGTGTACCAGAAGACCAATGCTGTGTCGGAGATCAAAAGGGTTGGCAAAGACAGCTTCTGGGCCAAAGCAGAG aaggaggaggagaaccgCAGGCTAGAAGAGAAGAGGCGCGCGGAGGAGGAGCGGCAGCAGCTGGAGCAGGAGCGCCGGGAGCGGGAGCTGCGTGAGGCTGCCCTCCGGGAGCAGCGCTATCAGGAGCAGGGAGGCGAGGCTGGCCTCCAGAG caGGAAGTATGAACAGCATGAGGTGGTTTCAAGGAACAGAGAGGAGCAG CCAGCACACCCGCGGGAGATTTTCAAGCAGAAGGAGAGGGCCATGTCTACCACATCCATCTCCAGCCCCCAGCCAG GCAAGCTGAGGAGCCCCTTCCTGCAGAAGCAACTCACTCAACCAGATACCCCCATCAGCAGAGAATCAGCTCATGCCACCTCAAGGCCCAGGGCAG ATCTCCGCGAGGAGCCGGTGCCCAGCATCCCTCCATGTTCGGTGCAGGTGGAAGAAGAGGCTGTGTATGAGGAGCCCCCAGAGCAGGAGACTTTCTATGAGGAGCCTCCAATG GTGCAGCAGCAAGATGCCAGCTCTGAGCCCATTGACCACTACCCTGGGCTGAGTGGGAAAGGGCTCTGTGCCCGGGCCCTGTATGACTACCAGGCAG CCGACGAGACCGAGATCTCCTTTGACCCTGAGAACCTCATCACCGGCATTGAGGTGATTGACGAAGGCTGGTGGCGTGGCTATGGGCCAGATGGCCACTTTGGCATGTTTCCTGCCAACTATGTGGAGCTCATTGA ACCAGGCTGCAGGAAGTCCCAGGAGGGAAGGCAGGTGGTCTTTCCATCCGCTAGGCTCAACACCAAATGTGAGGCACCTGTGTGGACTCAGCATCAGAAAGGCAGTTGGGGTGTCCATGAAGGGGCCTGTCATGCTGGAAGGTGGTGTTCTCTTTTAATGAAAGCCAAGTTACAAACCTAA
- the DBNL gene encoding drebrin-like protein isoform X8 translates to MAVNLSRNGPALLEAYERVVNEKSSTDWALFTYEGNSNDIRVAGTGEGGLEEMVEELNSGKVMYAFCRVKDPNSGLPKFVLINWTGEGVNDVRKGACANHVSTIASFLKGAHVTINARAEEDVEPECIMQKVARASGANYTFHKESSRFQDTGPQAPVGSVYQKTNAVSEIKRVGKDSFWAKAEKEEENRRLEEKRRAEEERQQLEQERRERELREAALREQRYQEQGGEAGLQRKYEQHEVVSRNREEQELVCPQPAHPREIFKQKERAMSTTSISSPQPGKLRSPFLQKQLTQPDTPISRESAHATSRPRADLREEPVPSIPPCSVQVEEEAVYEEPPEQETFYEEPPMVQQQDASSEPIDHYPGLSGKGLCARALYDYQAADETEISFDPENLITGIEVIDEGWWRGYGPDGHFGMFPANYVELIE, encoded by the exons ATGGCTGTGAACCTGAGCCGCAATGGGCCGGCGCTGCTGGAGGCCTACGAGAGAGTGGTCAACGAGAAGTCCTCGACCGACTG GGCCCTCTTTACTTACGAAGGAAACAGCAATGACATCCGTGTGGCTGGCACTGGGG AGGGGGGCCtggaggagatggtggaggagctCAACAGTGGGAAGGTGATGTACGCCTTCTGCAGGGTCAAGGACCCCAACTCCGGCCTGCCCAAGTTTGTCCTCATCAACTGG ACCGGTGAGGGCGTGAATGACGTGCGGAAGGGAGCATGCGCCAACCACGTCAGCACAATCGCCAGCTTCTTGAAG GGGGCCCATGTGACCATCAATGCCAGGGCCGAGGAGGATGTGGAGCccgagtgcatcatgcaaaaggTGGCCAGGGCCTCAGGTGCTAACTACACATTCCACAAGGAGAGTAGCCGCTTCCAGGACACGGGCCCCCAGGCCCCAGTG GGCTCAGTGTACCAGAAGACCAATGCTGTGTCGGAGATCAAAAGGGTTGGCAAAGACAGCTTCTGGGCCAAAGCAGAG aaggaggaggagaaccgCAGGCTAGAAGAGAAGAGGCGCGCGGAGGAGGAGCGGCAGCAGCTGGAGCAGGAGCGCCGGGAGCGGGAGCTGCGTGAGGCTGCCCTCCGGGAGCAGCGCTATCAGGAGCAGGGAGGCGAGGCTGGCCTCCAGAG GAAGTATGAACAGCATGAGGTGGTTTCAAGGAACAGAGAGGAGCAG GAGCTTGTTTGTCCACAGCCAGCACACCCGCGGGAGATTTTCAAGCAGAAGGAGAGGGCCATGTCTACCACATCCATCTCCAGCCCCCAGCCAG GCAAGCTGAGGAGCCCCTTCCTGCAGAAGCAACTCACTCAACCAGATACCCCCATCAGCAGAGAATCAGCTCATGCCACCTCAAGGCCCAGGGCAG ATCTCCGCGAGGAGCCGGTGCCCAGCATCCCTCCATGTTCGGTGCAGGTGGAAGAAGAGGCTGTGTATGAGGAGCCCCCAGAGCAGGAGACTTTCTATGAGGAGCCTCCAATG GTGCAGCAGCAAGATGCCAGCTCTGAGCCCATTGACCACTACCCTGGGCTGAGTGGGAAAGGGCTCTGTGCCCGGGCCCTGTATGACTACCAGGCAG CCGACGAGACCGAGATCTCCTTTGACCCTGAGAACCTCATCACCGGCATTGAGGTGATTGACGAAGGCTGGTGGCGTGGCTATGGGCCAGATGGCCACTTTGGCATGTTTCCTGCCAACTATGTGGAGCTCATTGAGTAA